The following proteins come from a genomic window of Deltaproteobacteria bacterium:
- a CDS encoding monovalent cation/H+ antiporter subunit D family protein: protein METLNSITPLMAITVPIVAVLLIALSGSKPNLREGWTIAAAVTMFIITASMIPAVLGGKVISFNLVEPLPGLLLGFRVDALGISFALTASFLWIITSFYAIGYVRSLGEKNQTRFFAFFALTLAATMGVAFSANLFTAFVFYEIITFATFPLVAHKQTDEAFGGARKYLTYLMGTSVAFFLLAIVMTWQVTGSLDFSAGGIFGDVKESTSSTLLIIIFILYIAGVAKAALMPFHSWLPSAMVAPTPVSALLHAVAVVKTGVFVIIKVVIHVFGVNLLSELGMGTFLVVLASVTMILASITALRQDNLKARLAYSTIGQLSYVVLGVALLTAAGITGSIMHIVIHAFGKITLFFAAGAIYVAAHKTKVSELNGIGRQMPITMGAFTIGSFSMIGVPPFAGFLSKWFIASGSVQADMLIIIAVLAASTIINACYFLPIVYSAFFKEPDVHAGEEVKDATPFMTVPIMITAAGVLILFLWPSLFYDLATLTVKEVTGGV from the coding sequence TTGGAAACGCTTAATTCCATAACACCTCTAATGGCGATAACGGTACCGATTGTTGCTGTTTTACTCATAGCGCTGTCCGGTAGTAAACCCAATTTGAGAGAGGGGTGGACTATTGCGGCTGCTGTCACCATGTTCATTATTACGGCCTCCATGATACCTGCTGTGCTCGGAGGCAAAGTTATAAGTTTCAACCTGGTGGAACCACTGCCGGGACTTCTGCTTGGTTTTCGTGTCGATGCACTTGGCATATCCTTTGCCCTTACAGCATCGTTCCTCTGGATCATTACATCCTTTTATGCTATTGGCTATGTACGCTCCCTTGGTGAGAAGAACCAGACCCGTTTCTTCGCTTTTTTTGCATTAACACTGGCTGCGACGATGGGGGTTGCATTTTCCGCTAACCTCTTTACGGCCTTTGTATTCTATGAAATTATCACCTTTGCAACTTTTCCTCTCGTTGCCCATAAACAAACTGATGAGGCCTTTGGCGGGGCAAGGAAGTACCTCACTTACCTCATGGGTACATCAGTAGCCTTCTTCCTCCTCGCTATTGTAATGACATGGCAGGTGACAGGGAGTCTCGATTTTTCAGCAGGCGGCATTTTCGGTGATGTGAAGGAGAGTACCAGTTCCACGCTGTTGATAATTATTTTTATTCTTTATATAGCGGGTGTGGCGAAAGCGGCTTTGATGCCTTTTCATTCCTGGCTTCCGTCAGCAATGGTTGCTCCCACTCCTGTAAGCGCGTTATTACACGCTGTTGCTGTTGTCAAAACAGGTGTTTTTGTCATTATCAAAGTTGTTATCCACGTATTTGGAGTAAACCTTCTCAGCGAGTTGGGTATGGGGACTTTCCTCGTGGTGCTTGCCTCTGTTACCATGATACTTGCATCCATTACGGCTCTCAGGCAGGACAATCTTAAAGCGAGGCTGGCCTATTCGACGATCGGCCAGCTCTCCTATGTTGTACTTGGTGTAGCACTTTTAACTGCTGCAGGGATCACCGGGAGTATTATGCATATAGTGATTCATGCTTTCGGAAAGATTACTCTCTTCTTTGCGGCAGGGGCCATCTATGTGGCAGCCCACAAAACGAAAGTCAGTGAGCTTAATGGTATCGGCAGGCAGATGCCTATTACGATGGGCGCCTTTACCATTGGCAGCTTCTCCATGATAGGGGTACCTCCTTTTGCTGGTTTCCTGAGCAAGTGGTTCATTGCTTCCGGTTCGGTACAGGCGGATATGCTTATCATCATAGCTGTTCTGGCAGCCAGTACCATAATTAATGCATGCTATTTCCTCCCCATCGTATATTCCGCTTTTTTTAAAGAGCCTGATGTACATGCCGGTGAAGAGGTGAAGGATGCTACACCCTTTATGACTGTACCTATCATGATAACAGCGGCGGGTGTGTTAATACTTTTTCTGTGGCCGTCGCTCTTTTACGATCTTGCAACCCTTACTGTTAAGGAGGTGACCGGTGGCGTCTGA